From Pyrenophora tritici-repentis strain M4 chromosome 1, whole genome shotgun sequence, the proteins below share one genomic window:
- a CDS encoding ESCRT-II multi-domain protein, whose protein sequence is MATTCPYPSSNPTPTPPSTTAHNTSFSFPPHYSFPPFFTLQPVASTRSSQLASWSSLIQSYCRHNRIFTISLIDALNTPLFNNTTLRRSLSLRDAKAILMYMASPEGGNRAEFISTNNKKGAKAGEEGEGGKAWIYWRRPEEWAAALEEWVERTGQKGTVLTLYEIAEGDVSRREEFYGMDLELLQKSLGVCVKRGKAQVFGSGGEGEGVKFF, encoded by the coding sequence ATGGCCACAACATGCCCCTATCCGTCCTCCAACCCCACTCCGACGCCTCCATCGACAACAGCCCACAACACCTCCTTCTCCTTTCCACCCCACTACTCCTTCCCCCCCTTCTTCACCCTACAGCCCGTCGCCAGCACACGCAGTTCGCAGCTTGCATCGTGGTCGTCCCTAATACAGTCTTATTGCCGACACAACCGCATCTTCACCATATCGCTCATTGACGCGCTCAATACCCCGCTCTTCAACAACACCACTCTCCGCCGTAGCCTGTCTCTCCGCGACGCAAAAGCAATCCTCATGTACATGGCATCGCCAGAAGGTGGAAACCGGGCCGAGTTCATAAGCACGAACAACAAAAAGGGTGCGAAAGCgggagaagaaggcgaagGAGGCAAGGCGTGGATATACTGGCGGAGACCGGAAGAATGGGCTGCGGCGCTGGAGGAGTGGGTTGAGAGAACGGGACAGAAGGGAACGGTGCTTACGCTATATGAGATTGCAGAGGGGGACGTGTCGAGGAGGGAGGAGTTTTATGGCATGGATTTGGAGTTGTTGCAAAAGAGCTTGGGAGTTTGCGTGAAGAGGGGGAAGGCCCAGGTGTTTGGGAGTGGAGGGGAAGGGGAGGGTGTCAAGTTCTTTTGA
- a CDS encoding HemL, Glutamate-1-semialdehyde aminotransferase, translating into MSVSTDETKGTYSGVNEAVDAAKQRFAKKNIESLRLHKEASKRLPGGNTRSVLHTAPFPVYLKCGKGYQVTSEDGHTYTDLVGEFTAALYGHSQPRIQATLIDTISNVGLSLGGTTTLEMRHADLICSRYKLDHVRFCNSGTEANLHAIQGAKKFTGKRKVVVFSGGYHGGCYTFPGDQPAENCVDLNDWIIAEFNDIKDTRRKIEESSDVAAVLVEGMQGRGSCLVGTHEFLHQVQESAKKVGAVFILDEVQTSRLAPGGLQETEGLKPDLTTLGKFLGGGITFGAFGGREDMMRVYDPREKNSLGHSGTFNNNTLGMTAGYTGLAHVYTPEACRDFNAMGDQLRQRLQDLCPGTKMAVTGLGTIMAVHFLRDGRKELRNWRDRDEDGDLSMLFWLEMMEAGFWITQRGTLAVIFGTPWEELERFVECVSAFLKRYKEFVLWLA; encoded by the coding sequence ATGTCCGTTTCAACCGACGAAACGAAGGGCACATACTCCGGCGTCAACGAGGCAGTTGACGCAGCCAAACAACGCTTTGCAAAGAAGAACATTGAGAGTTTGAGGTTACACAAAGAAGCGAGCAAAAGGTTACCTGGTGGGAACACAAGAAGTGTGCTCCATACTGCACCGTTCCCAGTATACTTGAAGTGCGGAAAGGGGTACCAAGTCACTTCGGAAGATGGCCATACATATACGGATCTTGTTGGCGAATTTACTGCCGCTCTCTACGGCCACTCACAGCCTCGCATCCAAGCGACGCTGATTGACACAATCAGCAACGTCGGGCTAAGCCTGGGTGGCACAACAACACTGGAGATGAGACATGCAGACCTGATTTGTTCACGATACAAGTTGGACCATGTCCGATTCTGCAACTCAGGCACCGAGGCGAATCTGCATGCAATCCAAGGCGCGAAGAAGTTCACTGGCAAAAGGAAGGTCGTCGTCTTTAGTGGTGGTTATCATGGAGGATGCTACACATTTCCAGGCGATCAACCTGCGGAAAACTGTGTGGATCTAAACGACTGGATCATCGCGGAGTTTAACGATATCAAAGACACAAGGCGAAAGATTGAGGAGTCATCGGATGTGGCCGCGGTACTCGTAGAGGGTATGCAGGGAAGGGGATCATGTCTTGTTGGTACTCATGAATTCCTCCATCAAGTCCAAGAGTCGGCGAAGAAAGTTGGTGCAGTCTTCATCTTGGATGAAGTACAAACAAGCCGCTTGGCACCAGGTGGATTGCAAGAGACGGAAGGACTGAAACCAGATCTTACGACACTTGGAAAGTTCCTCGGAGGCGGCATTACGTTCGGCGCCTTTGGAGGACGAGAGGACATGATGCGAGTTTATGACCCACGAGAGAAAAACTCACTAGGCCACTCGGGTACTTTCAACAACAACACGCTAGGAATGACAGCGGGTTACACGGGTCTTGCGCATGTGTATACACCCGAAGCATGTCGCGACTTCAATGCGATGGGCGATCAGCTACGCCAGCGTCTTCAAGATCTTTGCCCCGGCACAAAAATGGCCGTTACGGGATTGGGAACAATCATGGCGGTCCACTTTTTGCGTGATGGCAGAAAAGAGCTCAGGAACTGGAGAGATCGTGATGAAGATGGTGATTTGAGTATGCTGTTTTGGCTCGAGATGATGGAGGCTGGTTTTTGGATTACCCAGCGGGGTACTTTGGCCGTCATATTTGGAACGCCATGGGAGGAGCTGGAAAGGTTTGTAGAGTGCGTGAGCGCGTTCTTGAAACGGTACAAGGAGTTCGTCTTATGGTTGGCATAA
- a CDS encoding SH3 domain containing protein — MAQRTCVSLQGSTACPAFTSASVDTNLTGNFPFLKYVSDTRSFDDRIRDYIGTQYAQRQYEDILGCSSVNLTNTTNLYARYTTTVLCNAIIQASKTSCRLSDRAATPLCAGACADFAISEQVIVSSPELCGRPGNNAVPQIRSDFARCSNPADSLSNTCIDAVKNEPEECGYQGNLQGLCGFCAGSTANSTDTCCVNAKVEQRCAGVNLPTTISMPPVFPTSTASGSPGSTAGAGNGGKKTETGLSGGAIAGIVIGSLIGAALIIAGVIFCCMAMRKRKHTQIDSVFNTPSPSRRPSPKANALPPMSYGGDAHTPATILPGARVQRMAALEGSTTSAGNSERGGRLTTYGGSQIGVYDSPESIRGHLAGNLPKRGGSLSSHSALGSASSPLSGSDQARNFSSPDGVASGQSEQLQFFKDYYSQDDIHPNDTVATLWAYQPRAGDEFELERGDMLKVVGIWDDGWATGVRLSESAEQWEARKAEQRDSGVSNGSKRSYVESDSEIKAFPLVCVCLPQHWRKTIEGDSTADIGGQGSGGDRMPPPSPY; from the exons ATGGCCCAGCGCACCTGCGTCTCGCTCCAAGGCTCGACCGCCTGCCCGGCCTTTACGTCGGCCTCTGTCGATACGAATCTGACGGGCAACTT TCCCTTCCTCAAATACGTATCCGACACAAGGTCTTTCGATGACCGTATACGAGACTATATTGGGACTCAATACGCCCAGCGACA ATATGAGGACATCTTAGGCTGCTCGAGCGTTAACCTAACCAACACCACTAACCTCTATGCCCGCTATACAACAACCGTCCTGTGCAATGCCATAATCCAGGCTTCCAAGACGTCGTGCCGCCTCAGCGACAGGGCCGCGACACCGCTATGTGCTGGCGCTTGT GCCGATTTTGCTATAAGTGAGCAGGTAATCGTATCAAGCCCAGAGCTATGCGGAAGGCCAGGCAACAATGCTGTTCCACAGATCCGCTCAGACTTCGCTCGCTGTTCGAATCCCGCCGACTCGCTCAGTAACACGTGCATCGATGCAGTAAAGAACGAACCCGAAGAGTGTGGATATCAAGGTAACCTTCAGGGGCTCTGCGGTTTTTGCGCCGGTAGCACCGCAAACTCGACAGACACCTGCTGTGTCAATGCCAAGGTCGAACAGCGATGTGCAGGCGTCAATCTCCCTACGACCATCTCAATGCCTCCCGTCTTCCCTACCAGCACTGCATCTGGATCCCCCGGTTCTACGGCTGGCGCAGGAAATGGTGGAAAGAAGACTGAAACTGGTTTGTCTGGAGGAGCTATTGCGGGTATCGTTATTGGATCGCTCATTGGCGCTGCCCTCATCATCGCAGGTGTAATCTTCTGCTGCATGGCCATGCGGAAACGCAAGCACACTCAAATCGACAGCGTCTTCAACACGCCTTCTCCATCACGGCGGCCCTCTCCAAAAGCAAATGCTCTGCCGCCAATGAGCTACGGAGGTGATGCACACACGCCTGCCACCATTCTCCCTGGCGCCCGTGTTCAGCGCATGGCAGCTCTGGAGGGGTCCACCACGTCGGCCGGCAACAGCGAACGGGGTGGTCGCCTGACTACGTACGGTGGTTCTCAAATCGGTGTCTACGACTCACCGGAATCGATACGTGGACATCTAGCCGGAAATCTTCCAAAACGAGGAGGTTCACTTTCAAGCCACTCCGCCCTGGGCTCCGCCTCCTCGCCCTTGTCCGGATCTGACCAGGCACGCAACTTCTCTAGTCCAGATGGCGTCGCTTCTGGACAGTCCGAGCAGCTTCAGTTTTTCAAGGATTACTATTCTCAGGACGACATCCATCCGAACGATACCGTTGCCACCCTGTGGGCATACCAACCCCGCGCTGGTGATGAATTTGAACTTGAAAGAGGAGATATGCTCAAGGTTGTTGGTATCTGGGATGATGGTTGGGCGACTGGTGTAAGACTGTCAGAGTCTGCAGAGCAGTGGGAGGCACGTAAAGCCGAGCAGCGCGACTCAGGCGTAAGCAACGGAAGCAAACGTTCGTACGTCGAGTCCGATAGCGAAATCAAGGCTTTCCCCTTGGTATGCGTGTGCCTGCCGCAGCACTGGCGAAAAACTATTGAGGGAGACAGCACGGCGGACATTGGAGGGCAAGGGAGTGGAGGTGATCGAATGCCTCCTCCAAGCCCCTATTAA
- a CDS encoding Zn-finger protein: MSTDEPTTLPLQPEDRYMPTMANNYVDCDHDSAFGDDDDFGTIDPMLSPHPVAGTKREACELGDDAQKPIKTTGPGREHLDSQTCCKRCPEPCPDAYDMRPAKRKASVHKVGEYHHHPATELHEHIEPDCPFPDDCFEKFCQECIVDPPCPSDCSLPCPANDCPRDDTCFDPRCTQGKGHCTDDCVDPGCTKATYPEESCFCQKCNAKPCPLGDPNSECHFAHSAPTPVGTVYCYDTAPCHFQHGLHGHDNDLSSFETYPCFSQTHGYNTVADDLTTATSSAPTPALSHSNYTSLESNFTMEPSPAPGQTAYSPYCFLNVSGDHCHIDNSCCHGPGRRCADAPSATQQQLDLWNSSIASGNGLANNFMNFGFNPSLPTSPMSADRKSIHSNHYNLDNSISGFNDNSFNESWMLPELAFPHTLQPEGAFGGANKLDFLASAIQNDLLRPDTTTSVGSGSMLGLGSSDAQTCVCKWQHAPGLLCLAIFDSPSALHKHIKTAHVDNCTHCTCQWEGCDASTKDFKQRSKLSRHLLGHAGYRPYACSIEGCDKTFATNQAKDNHERTHTGERPYMCERCGYTTTTHTQLQTHISALHEGKKPHKCRFCSFTCADSSNLSKHERTHQTLRPYRCPHPNCTFKPDCRWENLKRHLRRSGHCPELLVDDSIEYKSYREGVRREIDDWHKRNVDEGKGKTGRRKSRA, encoded by the exons ATGTCAACCGATGAGCCTACAACTCTGCCCCTCCAACCAGAGGACCGATACATGCCAACCATGGCTAACAACTATGTAGACTGCGATCACGATTCGGCTTTtggcgacgacgacgacttTGGTACCATCGACCCTATGCTTTCACCCCATCCGGTAGCAGGGACAAAGCGAGAGGCTTGTGAATTGGGAGATGACGCCCAAAAGCCGATCAAAACTACGGGTCCCGGCAGAGAGCACCTTGATTCACAGACGTGCTGTAAACGATGTCCGGAACCCTGCCCAGACGCCTACGACATGCGTCCGGCGAAACGGAAGGCTTCGGTACACAAGGTCGGAGAATACCACCACCACCCCGCCACCGAGTTACATGAGCACATTGAACCAGATTGTCCCTTCCCAGACGATTGTTTCGAGAAGTTCTGTCAGGAATGCATCGTCGACCCACCTTGTCCTTCTGACTGCTCCCTGCCCTGTCCTGCCAACGACTGTCCCAGAGACGACACCTGTTTCGATCCTCGATGCACCCAAGGAAAGGGCCACTGTACAGACGACTGTGTAGATCCTGGATGCACAAAGGCTACTTACCCAGAGGAGTCATGTTTCTGTCAAAAGTGTAACGCGAAACCTTGTCCTCTAGGTGACCCGAACAGCGAGTGCCATTTCGCACATTCGGCCCCGACTCCCGTCGGTACCGTGTACTGTTACGACACCGCGCCTTGTCACTTTCAACATGGTCTCCATGGACACGACAATGACCTATCTTCCTTCGAGACATATCCTTGCTTTTCCCAGACCCATGGGTACAACACTGTTGCCGACGACCTGACCACTGCAACTTCAAGTGCTCCAACGCCAGCACTGTCGCACAGTAACTACACCTCTTTAGAGAGTAATTTCACCATGGAACCTTCTCCAGCACCTGGTCAGACCGCATATTCGCCATATTGCTTTCTGAATGTCTCTGGGGATCACTGTCATATCGATAACTCGTGTTGCCACGGACCAGGCCGACGGTGTGCGGATGCTCCATCAGCCACACAACAGCAACTAGATCTGTGGAACTCGTCAATAGCATCAGGAAATGGACTGGCAAACAACTTTATGAACTTTGGCTTCAACCCAAGTCTGCCGACAAGCCCCATGTCAGCAGACCGGAAATCGATACATTCGAATCACTACAACCTTGACAACTCCATATCGGGTTTCAACGATAACTCCTTCAACGAATCTTGGATGCTGCCGGAATTGGCGTTTCCCCATACCTTGCAGCCTGAAGGCGCATTTGGCGGGGCCAACAAACTCGATTTCCTCGCTTCGGCAATTCAAAACGACCTCTTGCGTCCAGACACGACGACCTCTGTCGGCTCAGGGTCTATGCTTGGTCTTGGATCATCGGACGCACAAACATGTGTCTGCAAATG GCAACATGCTCCTGGCCTCCTCTGTCTTGCCATCTTCGACAGTCCCTCTGCCCTTCACAAACACATCAAGACAGCCCACGTCGACAACTGCACTCACTGTACCTGTCAGTGGGAAGGTTGCGATGCGTCAACCAAAGACTTTAAGCAGCGATCGAAGCTCTCGCGTCACCTCCTCGGCCACGCAGGCTATCGACCATATGCCTGCAGCATCGAAGGCTGCGATAAGACCTTTGCCACTAACCAAGCCAAGGACAACCATGAGCGGACGCATACTGGGGAACGACCATACATGTGTGAACGTTGCGGTTACACAACGACAACGCATACACAATTGCAAACACACATCAGTGCTCTACATGAGGGTAAGAAGCCGCACAAATGCCGCTTCTGCAGTTTCACCTGCGCAGATTCAAGTAACCTGAGTAAACATGAAAGAACGCATCAG ACACTACGTCCCTACCGCTGCCCCCACCCTAACTGCACTTTCAAACCGGACTGCCGCTGGGAAAACTTAAAACGCCACCTACGTCGTTCAGGTCATTGTCCCGAACTACTCGTCGACGACAGCATAGAGTATAAATCGTATCGCGAAGGTGTACGGCGTGAGATTGACGATTGGCATAAGAGGAATGTGGACGAGGGCAAGGGGAAGACTGGGAGGAGGAAAAGTAGAGCGTGA